Below is a window of Brassica napus cultivar Da-Ae chromosome A5, Da-Ae, whole genome shotgun sequence DNA.
TGGAGGGACTATGCTCAGTTCTGTGCCTTGGAAGAGAGATCAAGGCGTCACCATAGACAGAACCAAAGACAGCAGCATCAGATACGGTGAAGCCTGTAGAGTACAGTATAATAAAGAAGGATTGTTGATTTGTTTCATActctaattttctttttgttgctgTTAAAGAGATTTCTCTCTGTGTTTCCTTTTAAATCCACAGCTTTActtcaaaatatatatctaatcCCCAGAAGGAAAAGATGACTTCCTTTGGTAAGAAGATCTGTGGCTGATTGTTTCCTGTTACTTGTTGCATAAGTGAAAGCTGAAAACAAGACGACCAGCAAAGAGTTTTGAGACCATGGTACAGGTATGACACTTGTAGCTCTTCTAGAATTGATCTTGCATTCTAACATTAGGATgtacaaatgaatatattcaGGGGACTAAAGGTAGAATGAGCAGAAGACAGTTTCGAAAgggaaaaagaataaaaacataaaGGGCCCTACGGGTTTGAACCGGTGACCTCTTGATCTGCAGTCAAATGCTCTACCACTGAGCTGAGGACCATTTTTGTCGTATCTGTGATAGtttatatttctattacttAGAATTTCACCGTAAGAGATTAGGTGATCATGCAAAGACCATTGTGATTTCTCCATGGTTGTCTGGCTTTGAGCATAGCTAACGCATGAATATGATTCTTAATTCACGTTCAGTATTCCATTGTTATCTAAGTAATGTAGAGATTGCttgaaaattttgtaatttcaTACGTGTTTTGTTCGTAATGGAAGTTATTAATCTAACGAATTCGTAGTTTGCCTGTAATCATCCGATTTACTTGCTTGGGTCGCACACCATCCATCCCCTTTCTCAACCTCACTACCCCCTCTTTGATTTCACTCGTCGAatgcatattttatatttatttgttcctTAATAAGTCGAATTATGGAGTCCTACTTAAATGTAGAATCAAACACAATAACAAAAATGTAGTCTATTAGAAACGGACCTTTATTTTATTCAGATTCAAATGTAGAATCAAACACAATAACAAATATGTTATAATGTTGTTTTCCtatatttaaatgtttcttACTAAAGCATATAATTGTAAAGAATCTCATTCCAAGTATCTGGTACGCCAGAGAGACACCAGTGGCTGCAGTCATTGCCGGTTCGGCCGCCTATACCGTAAATGGAAGGGTGACCATCTTTGCGAAGCAATGAAAGCATAGTAATGTCTAGCAATGTCACCGGTTTGGTAATTTTCCCGAGTGCTCTCTTCAAAACTCCAACTTCTGGTGGCAATCCGCCTGGATAACTTGTCCCCCAAAGTGGTTCCGTCTGTCCCGCGCAACTATGTGCCGCTGGTTCACCCCATAGAGATCcactaccaaacaaacaaaatgaaaGTTTAAAATATCTGATTGATTGCCGATTAAGAAAATGTGTATAACAACTTACTTGTAATGAGATGGTGAAATTCCTTGGAAAAATACTCTAGTTTTGCTAGTATCTACCACGGTATCGACCCATTTGCCCCAAGTTCCAAGTGCGATTTCGAATGCCGCCATGCGGTCCATGTCTTTTGTGAAGTTACTTCCTATTTGAATATAATCCCATCTGCCCAAAACAATTCGAACATAAACTTCTAGTGATTTAATTAAGCCAAGAATAGGCAAAGGTGAAGAATTACGATTTACGGCTCCACCAATGCCAAGTGTTGAAAATCAGTGTATCCATTCCTAACCAATTCTTTCCATCGTTGATCGAATCAAGCTTCATTACGCTCCCAATCTTCTCACTCACTATATCTACCAAATACGGATTCCTATCAAACTTTATTCCAACTCCATACTCCTGAATACATTAAGCATTtatggtttagtttggtttaacTCATCCCGGTTTTCTATTTGAGAGATATATTTTACGTAACCAGAACGAGTGTATTATTATTACCTGGAATGTGAAGGTTGAGATAGTGCCTTCTGTGGTCATAGTATAGGGAGACTTGGGAACAGAAGAGTGTAGCATACATGTCAAAGACTGCCATTGATTTAGGCTAAGAGAATCACCTACAAACATTATCTTCTTCCCTTTATTTTTCTGCAAAAAATCTACTCCATTGAACCTACACAACAAAACAGTAAAATAACGGTGGCTTCTTAAGGCAAGTGTGATAAATGATAATTAACGTTAAAATCAAGAAATTTGCTGGCTTGTGTGTGTGTTATATATTCACAATGATACATTTGATGCAAAACATCtagaaacaacaacaaagaaagaATTAAAAAGGTATTATAGATTAACTGATGATACCATGCTAATTTGC
It encodes the following:
- the LOC106423525 gene encoding protein trichome birefringence-like 41, which produces NGLQDNAISYGSMLVLSLLLLLPLLAKGCDMFTGQWVKDPSYPLYDPSTCPFIRREFGCKKNGRPDLDYPTFRWQPQGCKLAWFNGVDFLQKNKGKKIMFVGDSLSLNQWQSLTCMLHSSVPKSPYTMTTEGTISTFTFQEYGVGIKFDRNPYLVDIVSEKIGSVMKLDSINDGKNWLGMDTLIFNTWHWWSRKSWDYIQIGSNFTKDMDRMAAFEIALGTWGKWVDTVVDTSKTRVFFQGISPSHYNGSLWGEPAAHSCAGQTEPLWGTSYPGGLPPEVGVLKRALGKITKPVTLLDITMLSLLRKDGHPSIYGIGGRTGNDCSHWCLSGVPDTWNEILYNYML